The Haemophilus parainfluenzae genome window below encodes:
- the mraY gene encoding phospho-N-acetylmuramoyl-pentapeptide-transferase, translated as MLVWLAEYLVRYETAFNAISYITVRAILALLTALFISLWIGPKVIKRLQILKFGQEVRNDGPESHFAKKGTPTMGGVMILFSIGVSTLLWANLTNPYVWICLFVLFGYGAIGFVDDFRKITRKNTDGLIARWKYFWMSVVALVAIIWLYWLGHDTDATRLVIPFFKDIMPQLGLFYIVLSYFVIVGTGNAVNLTDGLDGLAIMPTALVAGAFALIAWATGNVNFAEYLHIPYIKYSSEVVVFCTAIVGAGLGFLWFNTYPAQVFMGDVGSLALGGALGVVAILVRQEFLLVIMGGVFVVEALSVILQVGSYKLRKQRIFRMAPIHHHFELKGWPEPRVIIRFWIISLMLVLMGLVTLKLR; from the coding sequence ATGTTAGTTTGGCTTGCTGAATACTTAGTTCGCTATGAAACGGCATTCAATGCCATTTCCTATATTACCGTACGTGCGATTTTGGCATTATTGACCGCACTTTTCATTTCTTTATGGATTGGTCCGAAAGTGATCAAACGCCTTCAAATTTTAAAATTTGGGCAAGAAGTGCGTAATGATGGTCCTGAAAGTCACTTTGCGAAAAAAGGTACGCCAACTATGGGCGGTGTGATGATTTTATTCTCCATTGGTGTCAGTACGTTATTATGGGCTAACTTAACGAATCCTTACGTTTGGATTTGCTTATTTGTATTGTTTGGTTATGGCGCGATTGGCTTTGTGGATGATTTCCGTAAAATCACGCGTAAAAATACCGATGGTTTAATTGCGCGTTGGAAATATTTCTGGATGTCAGTAGTCGCATTAGTGGCGATCATTTGGTTGTATTGGTTAGGTCATGATACAGATGCAACTCGTTTAGTGATTCCATTCTTCAAAGATATCATGCCGCAATTAGGCCTATTCTATATTGTGTTGTCTTACTTTGTGATTGTGGGCACAGGCAATGCGGTAAACTTAACCGACGGTTTAGATGGTCTTGCGATCATGCCAACAGCTTTAGTCGCAGGTGCATTTGCTTTAATTGCATGGGCGACCGGTAACGTTAATTTTGCAGAATACTTACATATTCCTTACATCAAATATAGTTCTGAAGTCGTGGTGTTCTGTACTGCAATCGTAGGGGCAGGCTTAGGGTTCTTATGGTTTAACACTTATCCAGCTCAGGTTTTTATGGGCGATGTGGGGTCTCTAGCACTTGGTGGTGCACTTGGTGTTGTTGCCATCCTTGTTCGTCAAGAATTCCTATTAGTAATTATGGGCGGTGTATTTGTTGTTGAAGCCTTGTCTGTGATTTTGCAAGTGGGTTCTTACAAATTAAGAAAACAACGTATTTTTAGAATGGCGCCGATTCATCACCACTTTGAATTAAAAGGTTGGCCAGAACCAAGAGTGATTATTCGGTTTTGGATTATATCCTTGATGTTGGTGTTGATGG
- the mraZ gene encoding division/cell wall cluster transcriptional repressor MraZ, with amino-acid sequence MFRGAAAVNLDAKGRVAIPTRYRAEIMEKNQGQMVCTVDIRQPCLLLYPLDEWEKIEQKLLSLSNFDPNQRRLQRVMLGYATECEMDAQGRILLSGPLRQHAKLEKGLMLVGQLNKFEIWSDTEWFAQIDEDIEIGSSAEFGASEELKMLSL; translated from the coding sequence ATGTTTCGTGGTGCAGCAGCGGTAAATTTAGATGCGAAGGGTCGAGTAGCGATTCCTACGCGTTATCGTGCTGAAATCATGGAAAAGAACCAAGGCCAAATGGTTTGTACTGTTGATATTCGTCAGCCTTGTTTATTACTTTATCCTTTAGATGAATGGGAAAAAATCGAACAAAAATTACTTTCACTTTCCAACTTTGACCCAAATCAACGTCGTTTACAACGTGTTATGCTTGGTTATGCCACAGAATGTGAAATGGATGCACAAGGTCGTATCTTATTAAGTGGTCCATTACGTCAACACGCAAAATTAGAAAAAGGCTTAATGTTGGTTGGGCAGTTGAACAAATTTGAAATTTGGAGCGATACAGAATGGTTCGCACAAATTGATGAAGATATCGAAATTGGCTCAAGTGCTGAATTCGGTGCTTCTGAAGAATTAAAAATGCTGTCATTATAG
- the murE gene encoding UDP-N-acetylmuramoyl-L-alanyl-D-glutamate--2,6-diaminopimelate ligase, whose amino-acid sequence MKKLTALFDLLVLSDINVKAMVLDSRKVTQGDLFVAVKGHRFDASQFVPQAISSGASAVVLETDLENEHLNIEWQNNVPVIHFYHLSAHLSALAGQFYDNPSEKLTLVGVTGTNGKTTVSQLLAQWATLLGHKAAVMGTIGNGLLGQVKEAKNTTGSAVEVQENLADFVEKGADFASIEVSSHGLVQHRVEALKFKAAIFTNLSRDHLDYHETMEKYAEAKKRFFVDLAPELQILNADDPIGAAWLNELPNGIAVSCHPNFHPTSQQWLYATQIRFTHEGAVIEFVSSWGNGTLHSPLIGAFNVSNLLLATAVLLALGYSFDDLIRTVSQLKGVNGRMELIKKVGKPTVIVDYAHTPDALEKALNSARQHCKGKLWCIFGCGGDRDAGKRPLMAKAAEQFADLVIVTQDNPRTEDPNKIEADILTGFSRMEDVGVIPDREEAIKFTIENAIEDDVIVIAGKGHENYQIIGDKTLHFSDQEVAEAYLTKK is encoded by the coding sequence ATGAAAAAATTGACCGCACTTTTTGATCTTCTGGTGCTTTCAGACATTAATGTGAAGGCGATGGTGTTAGATAGCCGCAAAGTGACTCAAGGAGATCTATTTGTGGCAGTAAAAGGACATCGTTTTGATGCGAGTCAATTTGTTCCTCAGGCTATTTCTTCTGGTGCAAGTGCGGTCGTTTTAGAAACAGATTTAGAAAACGAGCATTTAAACATCGAATGGCAAAATAATGTGCCAGTGATTCACTTCTATCATTTATCAGCTCATCTTTCAGCATTGGCAGGTCAATTTTATGATAATCCTTCCGAAAAATTGACTTTAGTTGGTGTGACTGGAACAAATGGTAAAACCACCGTTTCTCAATTATTAGCTCAATGGGCTACGCTGTTAGGTCATAAAGCAGCGGTTATGGGCACGATTGGTAATGGTTTATTAGGTCAAGTTAAGGAAGCAAAAAATACCACAGGTTCAGCCGTTGAAGTTCAAGAAAACCTCGCTGATTTTGTAGAGAAAGGGGCTGATTTTGCTTCTATCGAAGTGTCTTCACATGGTTTAGTTCAACACCGTGTTGAAGCCCTTAAATTTAAAGCCGCTATTTTTACCAATTTGAGTCGTGATCATTTGGATTATCATGAAACAATGGAAAAGTATGCTGAAGCTAAAAAACGCTTTTTCGTTGATTTGGCACCTGAGTTACAAATTCTTAATGCTGACGATCCAATTGGGGCCGCATGGTTAAATGAATTACCAAATGGTATCGCAGTCAGCTGTCACCCCAATTTCCATCCAACATCTCAACAATGGCTTTATGCTACTCAAATTCGTTTTACTCATGAAGGAGCAGTCATTGAGTTTGTATCAAGTTGGGGGAATGGCACATTACATAGCCCATTAATTGGCGCTTTTAACGTGAGTAATCTGTTGTTAGCCACGGCTGTTTTATTGGCTTTAGGTTATTCTTTCGATGATCTTATCCGTACTGTTTCACAGCTAAAAGGAGTAAATGGAAGAATGGAATTAATTAAAAAAGTAGGAAAACCAACCGTTATCGTTGACTATGCACATACTCCAGATGCACTAGAAAAAGCATTGAATTCTGCTCGTCAACATTGTAAAGGTAAACTTTGGTGTATCTTTGGTTGTGGTGGTGATCGTGATGCGGGTAAACGTCCACTGATGGCAAAAGCTGCAGAGCAATTTGCTGATTTAGTGATCGTAACTCAAGATAATCCGCGCACAGAAGATCCAAATAAAATTGAAGCAGATATTCTTACTGGTTTTAGTAGAATGGAAGATGTTGGTGTAATTCCGGATCGTGAAGAAGCCATCAAATTTACTATTGAGAATGCAATTGAAGATGATGTGATCGTGATTGCAGGAAAAGGCCATGAAAACTATCAGATTATTGGAGATAAAACACTTCATTTTTCAGACCAAGAAGTGGCGGAAGCCTATTTAACAAAAAAATAA
- a CDS encoding AAA family ATPase yields MSEYKLNPPTVSSYTENMMLKVLFEHKGFSEVFRETSWRSDEIASAFGLPEELENDKNLRTVARRLLKERYKTLQKSTALLPELWKQAYENLATLAEFLQLNPVEQELLRFAMHLRSEGAMRDLFGYLPKSDLQRTAGIMADLLKQPKNQILSALKKGSKLDAYGLIDRDYRPDSVHDYLDWGETLDFDEFVTQPLNENVLLKSCTEVAQVPSLQLDDFAHIAVMKEMMLTYLQQALKHHRKGVNLLIYGVPGTGKTEFAGLLAQALGISAYNITYMDSDGDVVKAEQRLNYSRLAQTLLNGKQALLIFDEIEDVFNGSLIERSVAQKNKAWTNQLLENNNVPMIWLSNSVSGIDPAFLRRFDFILEMPDLPLKNKSALITQLAEGKLSPAYVQHFAKVRSLTPAILSRTIRVAKELNTSNFAETLLMMFNQTLKSQNKPKIEPLVLGKADYNLDYVACNDNIHRISEGLKQSKKGRICCYGPPGTGKTAWAAWLAEELDMPLLLRQGSDLLNPYVGGTEQNIAQAFEQAKADNALLVLDEVDTFLFSREGVNRSWERSQVNEMLTQIERFEGLMVVSTNLIEALDPAALRRFDLKLKFDYLTLKQRLDFAKQQAEILALPSLSEEDLSQIESLNLLTPGDFAAVARRHQFSPFQKVQDWLSALQGECEVKPAFSAATRRIGF; encoded by the coding sequence ATGTCTGAATATAAATTAAACCCACCGACAGTGTCTTCTTATACTGAAAATATGATGCTTAAAGTTTTATTTGAGCATAAAGGTTTTTCCGAAGTGTTTCGGGAGACTAGCTGGCGAAGTGATGAAATCGCCAGTGCGTTTGGGCTGCCTGAAGAATTAGAGAATGATAAAAATTTACGCACGGTTGCTCGTCGGCTTTTAAAGGAGCGGTATAAAACACTTCAAAAATCCACCGCACTTTTACCAGAGTTATGGAAACAGGCGTATGAAAATTTGGCAACGTTGGCAGAATTTTTGCAGTTGAATCCCGTTGAACAGGAACTTCTCCGCTTTGCCATGCATTTACGTAGTGAAGGAGCTATGCGAGATTTGTTTGGCTACTTGCCGAAATCGGATTTACAAAGAACGGCTGGGATCATGGCGGATTTACTTAAACAGCCGAAAAATCAGATTCTATCTGCCTTAAAGAAAGGCAGTAAACTCGATGCTTATGGCCTGATTGATCGCGATTATCGCCCCGATAGTGTGCATGATTATTTAGATTGGGGCGAAACCTTAGATTTTGATGAATTTGTGACCCAACCATTAAACGAAAACGTCCTATTAAAATCTTGTACGGAAGTCGCTCAAGTACCAAGTCTGCAACTGGATGATTTTGCCCATATTGCCGTCATGAAAGAGATGATGTTGACTTATTTGCAACAAGCACTAAAACATCATCGGAAAGGCGTGAATCTTTTAATTTATGGTGTGCCGGGCACCGGTAAAACCGAATTTGCCGGATTGCTTGCACAAGCATTAGGGATTTCGGCGTATAACATTACCTACATGGATTCTGACGGAGATGTTGTGAAGGCAGAGCAACGCCTGAACTACAGCCGCCTTGCTCAAACGTTATTAAACGGCAAGCAGGCGCTTTTAATTTTTGATGAAATTGAAGATGTGTTTAACGGCTCGCTTATAGAGCGTTCTGTTGCACAAAAAAATAAAGCTTGGACAAATCAGTTATTGGAAAACAATAACGTGCCGATGATTTGGTTATCTAATTCTGTTTCGGGCATAGATCCTGCTTTTTTACGCCGCTTTGATTTTATTTTAGAAATGCCGGATTTGCCGTTGAAAAATAAATCAGCACTTATTACGCAGTTAGCCGAGGGAAAATTAAGTCCGGCTTATGTACAACATTTTGCTAAAGTGCGGTCATTAACGCCGGCGATTTTAAGTCGCACAATTCGGGTGGCAAAGGAACTCAATACATCAAATTTTGCTGAGACTTTGCTCATGATGTTTAATCAAACGTTAAAATCGCAAAATAAACCGAAAATTGAACCGCTTGTTTTAGGCAAAGCCGACTATAACTTGGATTATGTGGCTTGTAACGACAATATTCATCGTATTAGTGAAGGGTTAAAACAGTCGAAAAAAGGGCGAATTTGTTGCTATGGCCCGCCGGGAACAGGAAAAACTGCTTGGGCAGCATGGCTTGCTGAAGAGTTGGACATGCCTCTGTTACTAAGACAAGGCTCTGATCTACTTAATCCTTATGTGGGTGGGACAGAACAAAATATTGCTCAAGCCTTTGAACAAGCGAAAGCCGATAACGCATTATTAGTATTAGATGAAGTGGATACGTTCTTATTTTCTCGAGAGGGCGTAAATCGAAGTTGGGAACGTTCACAAGTGAATGAAATGCTGACCCAAATTGAACGTTTTGAGGGATTGATGGTGGTTTCAACAAACCTGATTGAAGCGCTCGATCCTGCGGCATTACGCCGTTTTGATTTGAAATTGAAGTTTGATTATTTAACGCTGAAACAACGTTTAGATTTTGCTAAACAACAGGCTGAAATTTTAGCGTTGCCATCATTATCGGAAGAGGATTTAAGTCAGATTGAATCGCTTAATTTACTGACCCCTGGAGATTTTGCTGCAGTGGCTCGTCGTCACCAATTTTCCCCTTTTCAAAAGGTGCAAGATTGGTTGAGCGCATTACAAGGTGAATGTGAGGTGAAACCAGCGTTTTCTGCAGCGACAAGGCGGATTGGGTTCTGA
- the ftsL gene encoding cell division protein FtsL — MLENSERYPLQHILVEDIFSSNKLIVVLLLLILVSAMGTIWMTHQTRGLISENGQLVLQHQALENEYRNLQLQEATESDNTRVESIAIGTLKMQRVQSEQEVVIFE, encoded by the coding sequence ATGTTAGAAAATAGCGAACGTTATCCTTTACAACATATTCTCGTTGAAGATATTTTTTCTTCTAATAAATTAATTGTCGTCCTACTTTTATTAATTTTAGTTTCTGCAATGGGCACGATTTGGATGACCCATCAAACACGAGGCTTGATTTCTGAAAATGGGCAGTTAGTATTACAACATCAAGCCCTTGAAAACGAATATCGCAATTTGCAATTACAAGAAGCAACCGAAAGTGATAATACAAGAGTTGAATCCATTGCAATTGGTACATTAAAAATGCAACGTGTTCAAAGTGAACAAGAAGTGGTTATTTTTGAATAG
- a CDS encoding penicillin-binding transpeptidase domain-containing protein: MVRFNSSKKPAKPKKTIRKLAQPVSVKPNKPKMVFEKCFLRARYLIATSFIFLGLGALVARAAYVQSVNSEILSGEADKRSLRKDDVLSVRGSILDRNGQLLSVSVPMSAIVAEPRLMLKENALDDKERIKALANELNMTPAELEKKIEKNAKSGFLYLARQVEASKANYIRELKIKGISLETEPRRFYPRVEEAAQLVGFTNIDGKGIEGVEASFNPMLVGKDGARVVRKDKRGNVVEHIADEKKYDAQDVTLSIDEKLQSMVYREIKKAVTENNAESGTAVLVDVRTGEVLAMATAPSYNPNNLANVKDELKRNRAITDTFEPGSTVKPFVVLTALQRGAVRRDEVINTGSFTVSGKEIVDVAPRPQQTLDEILINSSNRGVSRLALRMPPSALMETYQNAGLGKDTELGLIGEQRGVLNANRKRWADIERATVAYGYGITSTPLQIARAYATLGSFGIYRPLSITKVDPPVIGQRVFSEKITKDVVGMLEKVAIKNKRAMVEGYRVGVKTGTARKIENGHYVNKYVAFTAGIAPISDPRYALVILINDPKAGQYYGGAVSAPVFSSIMGYTLRANGIAPDAEPTEKTARRTVRLSDQKFEKMN; this comes from the coding sequence ATGGTTAGATTTAATTCCTCTAAGAAACCAGCAAAGCCAAAGAAAACAATTAGAAAATTGGCTCAACCTGTGTCAGTAAAACCGAACAAACCGAAAATGGTGTTTGAGAAATGTTTCCTTCGTGCTCGTTATCTCATCGCGACAAGTTTTATTTTCTTAGGCTTAGGCGCATTAGTGGCTCGTGCTGCTTATGTGCAATCTGTTAATTCTGAAATCCTTTCTGGTGAAGCGGACAAACGTTCATTACGTAAAGATGACGTCCTTTCTGTTCGTGGTTCAATTTTAGATCGTAATGGCCAATTGTTGTCGGTGAGTGTGCCGATGAGTGCGATCGTGGCTGAACCGCGTTTAATGCTAAAAGAAAATGCATTAGATGACAAAGAACGTATTAAAGCCCTTGCTAACGAATTAAATATGACACCAGCTGAGTTGGAGAAAAAAATTGAGAAAAATGCAAAATCAGGTTTCTTGTATTTAGCGCGTCAAGTAGAGGCGAGCAAGGCAAATTATATCCGTGAACTCAAAATTAAAGGCATTTCATTAGAGACTGAACCACGTCGATTTTATCCGCGTGTAGAAGAAGCGGCTCAATTAGTCGGTTTTACTAACATTGATGGTAAAGGGATTGAAGGGGTTGAGGCAAGTTTCAACCCAATGTTAGTGGGGAAAGACGGTGCTCGCGTTGTGCGTAAAGATAAACGCGGTAACGTGGTTGAACATATTGCTGATGAGAAAAAATATGATGCACAAGATGTTACCTTAAGTATTGATGAAAAGTTACAATCAATGGTGTATCGAGAAATTAAAAAAGCGGTAACAGAGAACAATGCAGAGTCAGGTACTGCGGTATTGGTAGATGTGCGTACAGGTGAAGTATTAGCAATGGCAACGGCGCCTTCTTACAACCCAAATAACTTGGCTAATGTTAAAGATGAATTAAAACGTAACCGTGCGATTACCGATACCTTTGAACCAGGTTCAACCGTAAAACCTTTCGTTGTGTTGACCGCACTTCAACGTGGCGCGGTGAGACGTGATGAAGTGATTAATACAGGTTCATTTACTGTAAGTGGTAAAGAAATTGTTGACGTAGCACCTCGTCCACAACAAACATTAGATGAAATTTTAATTAATTCCAGTAACCGTGGTGTGAGTCGTCTTGCGTTACGTATGCCACCTTCTGCCTTAATGGAAACTTACCAAAATGCAGGTTTAGGTAAAGATACCGAGTTAGGTTTAATTGGTGAACAACGCGGTGTATTAAATGCAAACCGTAAACGTTGGGCCGATATCGAACGTGCAACGGTAGCTTATGGTTATGGTATTACTTCAACACCATTACAAATTGCACGCGCTTATGCAACTTTAGGTAGCTTCGGGATTTATCGTCCGCTTTCTATCACTAAAGTTGATCCGCCAGTTATTGGTCAGCGAGTCTTCTCTGAAAAAATCACGAAAGATGTAGTGGGCATGTTAGAAAAAGTCGCGATCAAAAATAAACGTGCAATGGTTGAAGGTTATCGTGTTGGTGTGAAAACAGGTACAGCACGTAAAATTGAAAATGGTCACTATGTTAATAAATATGTGGCATTTACAGCAGGTATTGCACCAATTAGCGATCCACGTTATGCATTAGTTATTTTGATTAATGATCCGAAAGCAGGGCAGTACTATGGTGGTGCGGTATCTGCACCAGTATTCTCGAGCATTATGGGTTATACCTTACGTGCTAACGGTATAGCGCCAGATGCAGAACCAACAGAAAAAACAGCAAGACGTACTGTTCGCTTAAGCGATCAAAAATTTGAAAAAATGAATTAA
- the rsmH gene encoding 16S rRNA (cytosine(1402)-N(4))-methyltransferase RsmH, producing the protein MTTQNSFSAPEHITVLLHEAVNGLALKENGIYIDGTFGRGGHSRLILSQLSENGRLIAVDRDPRAIAEAEKIRDPRFHIEHTSFSHIPDICQKLDLVGKVDGILLDLGVSSPQLDEADRGFSFMKDGPLDMRMDTTQGLSAAEWLKQVSVDDLTWVLKTFGEERFAKRIATAIVEFNKSAVKNGTECLSRTSQLAELIAQAVPFKDKYKHPATRSFQAIRIYINAELDELESVLNSALDMLAPEGRLSIISFHSLEDRMVKHFMRKHSKGEDIPRGLPLREDQIQRNQKLKIIGKAIQPSEAEISANPRSRSAVLRIAERVK; encoded by the coding sequence ATGACTACGCAAAATTCCTTTTCTGCACCTGAACATATCACGGTTTTGCTTCACGAAGCGGTGAATGGTTTGGCGTTGAAAGAAAATGGAATTTATATTGATGGCACCTTCGGACGAGGCGGCCATTCTCGCCTTATTCTTTCTCAACTTTCTGAAAATGGTCGTTTAATTGCGGTAGATCGTGATCCGCGTGCGATTGCTGAAGCTGAAAAAATTCGAGACCCTCGTTTTCATATCGAACATACGAGCTTTTCACACATTCCAGACATCTGTCAAAAACTTGATTTAGTTGGTAAAGTTGACGGAATTTTGCTGGATTTAGGCGTTTCATCTCCGCAGCTTGATGAAGCTGATCGTGGTTTCAGTTTTATGAAAGATGGTCCGTTAGATATGCGCATGGATACCACACAAGGTTTATCAGCAGCAGAGTGGCTAAAACAAGTATCTGTTGATGATTTAACTTGGGTGTTAAAAACCTTCGGCGAAGAGCGTTTTGCAAAACGAATTGCTACTGCTATCGTAGAATTCAATAAAAGTGCAGTCAAAAATGGCACAGAATGTTTAAGCCGTACTTCTCAGCTCGCTGAATTAATTGCTCAAGCTGTGCCGTTTAAAGATAAATATAAGCATCCAGCGACGCGTAGTTTTCAAGCCATTCGAATTTATATTAATGCTGAATTAGATGAATTAGAAAGTGTATTAAATTCTGCATTAGATATGTTGGCACCAGAAGGGCGTTTATCGATTATCAGTTTCCATTCACTTGAGGACAGAATGGTAAAACATTTCATGCGTAAACATAGTAAAGGTGAGGATATCCCGAGAGGTTTACCATTGCGAGAAGATCAAATCCAACGTAATCAAAAATTAAAAATCATTGGTAAGGCGATTCAGCCAAGTGAGGCAGAAATTTCAGCGAATCCACGTTCAAGAAGCGCGGTATTACGTATAGCGGAAAGGGTAAAATAA
- a CDS encoding carbon starvation protein A, translating to MLWFFFCVALLLAGYFFYSRVIERIFVINPNRQTPAYAMNDGVDYMPMSKTKIWLIQLLNIAGTGPIFGPILGALYGPVAMLWIVVGCIFAGAVHDYFCGMLSVRNGGASMPNLAGKYLGRPVKAFINILAVVLLLLVGVVFVASPAQLMGTITMDVFGAASGSISISNAEEIHQVAEAGGITVWGMDKATVISVWTGIIFIYYILATLLPIDKIIGRIYPFFGALLLFMSVGMVYGLVSADLSSADPISFYRSVDGMSFEKFFQNFETRADLPLWPLLFLTISCGALSGFHATQSPLMARCTENEKEGRFIFYGAMIGEGVIALVWCAVGLSFYDSLPDLLAAIKAGSPSKVVYDSSIHFLGLVGGIFAVLGVVVLPITSGDTAFRAARLVIAEFFHLEQKTLAKRLIIAVPLFVVGYIVSKVDFSILWRYFTWANQTTAMVMLWTAAAYLYRYNKFHWICTIPAAFISTVCFTYLAYNKIGFGLDYQLSVYIGLGLTVLCLVLFFTQLKPLGDRDEEAYVNN from the coding sequence ATGTTGTGGTTTTTCTTCTGCGTGGCGTTGTTGCTTGCAGGTTATTTCTTTTATAGTCGAGTGATTGAGCGCATTTTTGTGATCAATCCAAATCGTCAAACGCCAGCGTATGCCATGAATGATGGCGTTGACTATATGCCAATGTCTAAAACTAAGATTTGGTTAATTCAATTATTAAATATTGCAGGCACAGGCCCAATCTTTGGTCCGATTCTTGGTGCGTTATACGGACCAGTTGCAATGCTTTGGATTGTGGTGGGTTGTATCTTTGCCGGTGCGGTACACGATTATTTCTGTGGAATGTTAAGTGTGCGTAATGGCGGTGCATCTATGCCTAACCTTGCAGGTAAATACTTAGGTCGTCCAGTTAAAGCATTTATTAACATCTTAGCTGTTGTACTTTTATTATTAGTGGGTGTGGTATTCGTTGCAAGTCCAGCTCAATTAATGGGTACGATTACAATGGATGTGTTCGGTGCTGCATCAGGTAGCATTTCTATTAGCAATGCGGAAGAAATCCATCAAGTAGCTGAAGCAGGTGGTATTACCGTTTGGGGTATGGATAAAGCGACTGTTATCAGTGTTTGGACTGGTATCATTTTCATTTACTATATTCTTGCGACATTACTTCCGATTGATAAAATCATCGGTCGTATCTACCCATTCTTCGGTGCATTATTACTCTTTATGTCTGTAGGTATGGTATATGGTTTAGTCAGTGCAGATCTTAGCTCAGCAGACCCAATTTCTTTTTATCGTTCTGTGGACGGTATGTCTTTTGAGAAATTCTTCCAAAACTTTGAAACCCGTGCAGATTTACCATTATGGCCACTCTTGTTCTTAACAATATCTTGTGGTGCATTATCTGGTTTCCACGCAACACAAAGCCCGTTAATGGCGCGTTGTACTGAAAACGAAAAAGAAGGACGTTTCATTTTCTACGGTGCGATGATCGGTGAAGGTGTGATTGCGTTAGTATGGTGTGCAGTTGGTTTAAGTTTCTATGATTCTTTACCAGATTTATTAGCAGCGATTAAAGCAGGTTCTCCTTCTAAAGTGGTTTATGACTCTTCTATCCACTTCTTAGGTCTTGTTGGTGGTATTTTTGCAGTGTTAGGTGTGGTTGTTCTTCCAATTACATCAGGCGATACAGCATTCCGTGCGGCACGTCTTGTTATTGCAGAATTTTTCCATTTAGAACAAAAAACCTTAGCTAAACGTTTAATTATTGCTGTGCCATTATTCGTGGTTGGTTATATCGTATCAAAAGTGGATTTCTCTATCTTATGGCGTTACTTCACTTGGGCGAACCAAACTACTGCGATGGTTATGTTATGGACTGCAGCTGCGTATTTATATCGCTATAATAAATTCCACTGGATATGTACAATCCCTGCGGCATTTATCAGTACCGTATGTTTTACTTACCTTGCATACAACAAAATCGGTTTTGGTTTAGACTATCAATTATCTGTTTATATCGGCTTAGGCTTAACAGTACTTTGTTTAGTTTTATTCTTCACACAGCTTAAACCATTAGGTGATCGTGACGAAGAAGCGTATGTAAATAACTAA
- a CDS encoding zinc ribbon domain-containing protein, translating to MALTRCPECRKKISESAQFCPNCGFSFKKEHLEIYKQKLEQRRQQNAEINRKSTKLHLIWFAIFTIVILLASWLTGE from the coding sequence ATGGCCCTCACCCGCTGCCCTGAATGTCGTAAAAAAATCAGCGAATCTGCCCAATTTTGTCCAAATTGTGGGTTTTCTTTTAAAAAAGAACATCTTGAAATTTACAAACAAAAACTTGAACAACGACGCCAACAAAATGCCGAAATTAATCGAAAAAGCACCAAACTTCACCTTATCTGGTTCGCTATTTTCACTATCGTTATTTTGCTCGCAAGCTGGCTGACAGGAGAATAA